Genomic segment of Centropristis striata isolate RG_2023a ecotype Rhode Island chromosome 21, C.striata_1.0, whole genome shotgun sequence:
GTGTTGTTCTGTCTGCTGTTACACAATCTGTCAAAGTAAAGCGCTGGGGTGGTACTTTAAGAGATATTTCGCATTTTTTGAcgtggggttgtatgagataATTGCCCATTctgtgtattacctgcagtagttGTTTTAGTTTGGAGATGGAGACAAGCTCCAGgcagaaaacaaatgaatgtaTTTCTGCAGATGGGGACTGACACAAAACGTATTTTAACCATCTAAACAAAGGCCTACCCTAAAAAAATTAAACGTTTATATGtgcattatatttagaatatgtccaCCAATTTTTGTTGCTATTCACAATTGTTtaatttggcactacttttccTGAACCATAGAACTCAACTGTATTCTTATGCAGTAGAAGTGCACATATGCGTAAGAACTTTGAAGTTCTAtggttgagaaaaagtagttccAAATGAAACTGCTGTGGAAAGCAACAAAAAtcgttattatatatataatatattttaaatatagtgTATGTTGTTTTAAGATGCAGTTCCTATAATGATCTCGTATAGAATTGACTAATAATTCGTTTTTCAAACACCATAAggcatgtttccactgagtactttttggaaagagtgttttggctccgttCACTAGTTcaggggttcccaaacttttccaTGCCAAGGCCCCCCAAATAGCATTAGCTTCTGGCCGGGGACCCCCAAACCCACCGACAAtgctacaaaaaaacaagtccTCCACGGCAGGGCTGTTGGTCTTCtcctttggtctttttgttatcaaaaacCTGTCCATTTTGCGCTAGCTAGCTACACGCTAGCTTGAGGAGCAGAGCAGCTTGATAACAACGGTCTACACAGATTATGATGTCGTCATGCCGAATTTGCAGCTGAACTTGAGAATCCGACGATTACGGCAGTTTACGTATTGTACGGTTCAGGACAaatggttattaaaaaaataaaataaaaaaataaaaaatatttttttttttttttttttttttttttctcatcttcccTCCAATTTTCTGAGGCCCCCCTAGCGCCCCCTGGCGGCCCCCACTTTGAAAACCACTGCACTAGTTAGTTTCCCTCGGCCTCTCTTCTCATACAGGAacttttgtagcagctaaccaacgttgaatgtgacaacagaccgacgcggcaagcagtgttgccaactcagcAACTTTGTCACTAAGTTTagcaactattcagacccctctagtgaCGCTTTTTCAAAAAAACGTCAAAGCATCAAATCTAGcgatttttctggtgttattggagacttttggagactcgttcctactcttcttaatgagtagcgccgtcccaaagcactcacaagcggcccagtcctcccgcagtggtctctcccagctgcagtcagcagagcaggagatgttaacccctcagcgtccagtttgcaaatgaatcacgcatacACAAAATCGCCGATACCTGAGCCACTAACCGGTggagttgggcggatcctctctcccaagccacacccatagcgacTCTcgagagggaaaagtaccttaTGAAAACACGCCTATAGTTAATAGACTATTCTGCCTTCTATAAATTAAGCTCGTCTGATAAACAAAATGCTTGTGCTCCTACAGACTCTGGTGTGTGTGAGGGGTTGGCTTTGACCAGCGACTCAGAGAGCGAGATCTTCTGTGACTCTGTGGATTCAGTAGAGCAACTCGGCGAAATCAAGGTAGAACTGACTCGCTCCTCAGACAGGTGGAAGCAACACGTGTGGCAATATTCAGAGCAAATTAACATTACTCTTCCACTttataccaaaaaaaagaagtctaTTTCAAAGATTGATTTTCCTTCACAGATTCCAGTTGTCAAGACCAATGGTTTCCACAACGGCCACGGGTCCTTGGAGTCTTCTCCTGTTGTGAGCCAGCAGCTGGAAGGCCGTCTGGAAGTCAGACAGGTGGGAGCAGGTCAAGGTGGAGAGGGGGCCGAGGATGGGAAGGGTCAGGATCCCAACAGAAGGAGTCGAGACAATAGGCGGGAGGGTTCCTACCACAACTGGAGAGAACGTAAGCACCACTGTCATGAAAAGAGACATTATTGTTCAATTATTAGTAATGAGGAAATGGCTTTTACAGAAAGTTAATTTTGCTCTTCTACCTTTTGCATGACGGCCATCCTCACTTCACACTTACTGTGACTGTATGTAATGAGGCTTCAAGTAACCCGTTATGGTCTGTAGGTGGTGTTCCTCAGGGCAGTCCAAGGTGGGGGGCCCAGGGCGGCGGTGGAGGAGGGGCCGGACGGGCAGGAGGTGACGGTTCAGAGGGCGGAGCTGACAGGCTGCACGATGcccagctccagcagcagatCATTCTGGCCCTACGGAGGCTCAGAGAGGACATGAGGAGTGTGATGGAGAGGCTCGAGGTGGTGGAGAGGCTCGCTGCCACACATGTAAGCACAACATCACATTTGTTCTTTGTTAATAGCAAAAGGGTTGGATTTCTAAACATTTAAACCAACCATGTGTttttactagggccgggactcgataaaaaaaaaaaaaaaaatgttcacatggatttttagtataccattgaataatgactgaatacataagcttaagcaacaaaaatattgttgttttttttcaagtccaacagaccagtgcaatttttgccattaagtgtagcaatagcatatttataaatatagtacatttcagaaatttaggtagcctataggtaggtagaccttctgtaaactataatactttgtttttttaagtaaaacacaatccacgctagctaccacactagccgctagctgctatatgttttgtattgaggtgatacttgaggctggatgtgctgcggtgatatgtgaattccttgttgcatagcaacacaaccatgctcttatcgacgcttccatccgttggttttttgtaacaaaatgtcccatcatcgtATGCATGCAGAAATATTTGAATACATTagatgaaaataacattttacatacatttgtaCTGCATGCGACTAGCATAGACTTGTGGTTAGCCATAGAAAACTAAAGTAGAACTTTTTTCAGAGGATGAGAATCCCCTTCCCCATGCTATAGTGTCATATATATCAAGGTCATAAAACATTATTTCCTAAAACTGCTGGTCACTAAAGTTTTGATCAAACAAACGGGAGGAAATGCAGGAagtgcatttgttggggactattttcagcagcCCATTAATCTACATTTGGTGCTATTATTTGGGTCAACAGGACCGTGTATGTTATGGATATGTATGGTGTAGGGGCATGTcagccagttgatgtgtttttattcatttttggacAACAATGAAAGAGAATATCATATGACTTGCTCTTTAAGCTGCCTTCAGTGCTCTGAagctcactgtttttttttctgttacagGCCCAGAGTTCAGAGTGGAGGCCATGTCTACAGTGTGCAGCCGCAGCTTCAAAACAGCAGgtaagagagaagcagaatcTCAGCTCATGTCTGCTACATATTCTGAAAAGTAGTGTTCTGCAGTCTAGTGTAGCGTTACTACACTGTTGACTCTGTTCCTGAACCTGCTGAACTTAAGGAAACGTCTCTAAACCAACCGCTGAATCtgagctagggctgggcgatatggaccaaaagtcatatcccgatatatattgaggctgaatatcgatatacgatatatgttgatttttttttttgtttttgtttatttaattgaacataaatactgtataacaggagtacctttttttttttttaatcaaagctccataaagtgcacatttgaataaaaaaatatcttaaataaaaatagcctatgaaataaagtagcagtaatctttttctgatatatgtatattatatgagaaaagaataacgaacattacaaagaacagaatatgacaaaccctagtaagggcagcatttatataaaaaaaaatatatttttaactatatcgatatatgtgctgcccccgcgacccggcctgggataagcagaggaaaatggatggatggatggtctaattccatatcacatttaaaaatatatttatattttttttctatggaTATATCTCCCAGCCCTAATCTGAGCTATCTTGTAATAGCTGTTTATGGCACACTGTAAATATGGAGTGAAAGATGTCAGCTGTTAAGTTACAGTAAAGCAGCGGTCCATCTCTGGTTTTAACTGGCCTGTTTGTGTATTGTTACCACATGTTCTTTGATCAATAATgacatgtttctttgttttctctcagGAGGAGAGGTGGTGGCTGTTCGACGTGTCGGGTCAGAcggtcctcctcttcctgttgtGGCCGTTCGTCGCTCAGGGTCTGGTCCACCTGCTGAGGAAAGCCCAGAGGAGAAGTCGCATATCTTCATGAAGTTACCTGACGAAGACCTTCAAATGCTCACCTTTAGAAACCCACTGGTGCAAGAAGTTTAATTTGTACAGCAGAAAGGATTAAATCCAATACGAAATAATCGAAAGCTTCATCCTCCTCGGGTCCTTGCACTGAAACGAGGGATATACGTTTGTGGACTTTGATTGGAGAGGGATGTATCTGGTTGTGTTGTACACTTCAGGATCCAGAAATCCCCCTCACACACTACAGCACacatcttttatttaaattattcaaataGAATTAGCTGGCTTGTGTTGGGCAGCAGGGAGCAGATATACAGATATAGTCTTGACCAAACCTGGATATGTGcttatagtcatggaaaaaaatgattagaccacccttgttttcttcaatttcttgttcattttaatgcctgctacaactaaaggtacatttgtttggacaaatataatgataacaataataatagctgataagagtttaatttaagagctgatatctagacagttcctatggttttcttgatattaaccaaaatcattacaagaaaaccatggagaatgtctagatcagtgattcccaacaggggggcccatggatacatcgttttgtagtatttgtagttttttccacctattttctgtctcttggccaatgaaatgcatcagaatacatggactgtcgcaatgcatcatgggacttttccagaactgaaatcattggcggaagacgactatagcggagggagctcagatataacagctataagctctcaaatactttttgaatttaatttctatctgctccagaggctgaaaaatatattatttagtagaagcgttgacacttctgttgaatttccagaaaaacatcaggttttagggggttattttaaaatcgcccagaggttttacagccatttttttttttacaggcgttttaggcctaaatgggttaaaagttAAACTCTtaacagctatttttgttaacattgtatttttccaaacaaatgtacctttagttgcaccaggcattaaaatgaacaagaaattgaagaaaaaaggtggtctaataattttttccatgactgtttacgGATCATGAGCCTGAGATACTGATAAGCCTGAATCAAACATTTGGATTAGATTAAGTGAGTGAGACATGGTGTACATTCaccatatttcatttatatttggGTTTTGCTACCATAGGATCTTTTGTAATGTATACAGATTATGATCGTTGTCAAGAACAGCATAATGCAGCCTAAGTATCAGCTTTCAGTGGGAAGGAACTGCACTGGTGTCTTAATTAAAGTCATGTAGTTGTAATAATGTCTGACTCTCTATTGGCTGAGACATCTGTCTTGTCATCGTAATCTTTCCGATCTGATTCCTGACCTCAGATTATTTCAGTGTATCCTTTGACTTATATTTAAGTCTTACAGTGAAATGGTCTCCAGTGCTGCGGTGCTCCGTCTCAAACGACATTAATGCATCTAGAATACAACTTCTGATTACAGTGGCACTTACTCATTTTGTAGATCCACTGTCAATGTCAACAACATAATCGGATTGTTTCGCACACCTGTGGACTCGTCATTTCACTTGATCATCAGATTAAACCTGGAGTCACAATCGACAAGTGTAATTGAGGCTTTTGTCACCAAATGATTGAGAGAACTGATTTCAAACTGCCCTGTAATTAACAGTCATGTATGATATTAATGCATGAGCTCATATTAAAAATCTATATTGAATACAAGATTGTGTTGTGTCAAGTCTTCATGGCAAATATTAATCATTTTACCAGAACAGCTAACATGTTACTATATATTGTGAATTTAATGCAAGTGTAAATCAAGTTACAGtacactttttgaataaaaacctttttttttaacactacgcttctaatgcacaagatcATTTTTGACTGATGTTGTGCAATTAATTtaccaatcaccaatttaaaacctgacaaagaagacacaaatattaactatcctattttgttaaattggtgtttttccaatggaaattattatttggtggctctaattaGTCTCAAATGGTAAAATAtctgattttccaatgtaatctgatggttctaacaactcttttaaagttaaaccttaaaaataagacaaacatagttacacatatactcaaattgttaatttagtgtatcactttttgcatcactacgcttctaatgcaggtcatttttgaccatgtgtgtaaacttgatgtaataatacaaaaaatgtttttcttcaagtattaaaggaaaaaaggatATAACTATCAGTTATTCAAATGAAATGCAgataatttttgacccatgttgtacattagaaggtgtttatatgttgtgcatcaaagggttaactgatGTTAGTATCTGAGATGACTGACAGATGGACATTTTTGAAGTCTCATTAGAGATTTACACATACTGCTATCTCTACATTCAGCTTGCTGTGATGATTGTTACCCTGCCGGAGGTTCATTCACATTCTAATTCATCTACCCGTATGTGAATAAAGACATAAACACAACCCAAGAGtccaaaacaaataatttaatatattatgtataataattatatacacAGGTTAACTTAACAAGGCTTTGTACAACTGTTACAAAATTGGTCCACGCACAGTCACCCACGTACATAAAGTACATGCACAAGGGCACAGGTAGAGAGAGAACAGACTGAGTCTAGATATGATTAAGACAAACATGGAGTCTGGTTGGATGACAGTGGTTGGCAGTACAGTTTGGTTCAGCTCCATTTTTTTCAGACTTATTGAAACTAAAGTTTTGTTAATGAcagcaaaaatacagaaaaattgtgaaaaggaaaaaatgcaaaaatatcaCTCAGGTAAGACTGTGGTTTTGGATTTAAGGAGgttattcattcactttcaaCTGCTCCCATGGCAATACTCTTAGTAACactaataaaatgtataaactgGAGCCTCGCTGCACTAAGTGCATAGCTTCTCTTGGGTTCTCTCTTGGCTCCATACTGCTGATATTGTAGAATTAcccaaatagaaaaaaaaatttggcaTAACTTCGCATAGCTGCCTTGAACACTTTGCTCTTCAGAATAAACAGGCGTTAGTATCCTCAAAGCTCTGGCCCTCCGCCCCTTACACACTAGACACAAACAGGGAAGCACAATAGGCTTGTGTTGAACACTTAAAGTTGCATATTCTTATATGTCACTGACCCCATGCACACATTTTTTCATCCACAGAAGCTTTGGCATAATGCCCAAGTCACATCATCCAGAATGAGTGAGTCATTTTGCTCCCACGGATCATTGAAGGTCCCTGTAGATCCACAGGAGGCTTTGGAAGAGCTCGTAAAGGGCTGAGAAGTAAACTGAAGCGTGGTTTCCTCTGAATATGTGTACTGTGCTGTGCTCAGGCAAGCAAGTCTGCATATGTGATATTTGCCCATGGTGTTGTCAAAGACATAGTTAATAAAAACCAGTAGGGGGAGACACCAGCATGTACAGTttgcaataataaaaacacacggCCTGCTGAAGTCTTTGCTGGTGAGGGTTAGTTGTAACAGCAGCAGCTCGGCTTTGGACTTAAATCTCAAATGTCTGTTATggctttctctcttcttttagaAATTAATGGTAAAGCCCCTGTTTAGGATTTAAAAACTCCTTACTTTGGTACCACCTACTGGCTGTATCACGACTATTTTCACTGAGATTGTTTCAATTGCCTACAAACTGCATCTGATTATAGTATCTATCATTCAGATAGTTAGCTGTTTTTCATTTAGGTGATTtagttttattgacattttaggATTACTTCCCAGAGATATAGAAAAACCCTGGATTTCTCCCTATAAAGGAAATCCCTCACATGCAGCCATTTCAGCGTGTTGTTGTCGTGACTTAAAGAAGGAGAGAATTGTtcttgggcatttagttgtaaCGTAAGGATAATCGTCTGCATTCAAATCCGTCTGAACACTGCTCTGCAATTGATTTCTTGATACTGAGGTCTTCATATTAGATTTTTAGATTAGAAGTTTTACTTGCAGATTTGCATTCTGTTTCGGTCActtaatcaaaaaaaaaaaaattgccaagcAGCTAAATACACACAGTGAATTGTCATATTAGCCTGAAAAGTTATTGGATGAAACCACTTCATGTAACAAGTGTATCCAGTTATTTTGCTGTAAAGAACTGGTCATACGGCAAGATTTGGTgtaagtacttaagtaaatccTTAAAACTTCAATATTTCAATTTGCAATGATGATCAGTCGCAAAGTAGTGCTGATCTTTTACAGAAAAGAGAATTGGAGATGTTGAGAACAGTGGGAGCTACTGTACTTTATTAGCTGTGTTGCACCTCATCTGCGAGAGTAAAATGCTGCACATACTCTGTGAACCTATTAACGACCTaactgtgtgttattgtgtgttagcatgttagcttgcCAGCTTCAGCAGTTCACCAACTAACCCTTGGAAGTCAACACCATCCTACCAAGCTTCTAGCACCACCTATTTCACCTATTGTTGCTGTGCCTTAATAAAGGCAGTTTAGGTTGGAATATATCTGCAACAGATATGTGGAACCATTGTTTGTGAACATAAAAGCTTAACACCACAGGATCCCAGAGATCTTTTTCCTGAGAAATGTGATCAGATTTTGGTGAGACTTTCCCAGAAAGAACAGGATCTCAATTTGCCGTATTCAGCCTAAAtgttcttttcaaaatatattatactgACATTGATAGTTACATCAACAGTTATTTTG
This window contains:
- the acbd4 gene encoding acyl-CoA-binding domain-containing protein 4 codes for the protein MPVPAMAEPVVDHQKRFQAAVDVIHNLPKNGSYRPSYEVMLRFYSLYKQAVCGPCTVPRPGFWDPVGRYKWDAWRRLGEMSSESAMAAYVDEMKKVAQEVIDTMPMNEKTASLFHHFEPLYVVIDDMPRPPESLLTLTEGVKGSEHADRPAAVKVEDEEQGPEEDSADPHQEFNLSEVIDLTANTITNDSGVCEGLALTSDSESEIFCDSVDSVEQLGEIKIPVVKTNGFHNGHGSLESSPVVSQQLEGRLEVRQVGAGQGGEGAEDGKGQDPNRRSRDNRREGSYHNWRERGVPQGSPRWGAQGGGGGGAGRAGGDGSEGGADRLHDAQLQQQIILALRRLREDMRSVMERLEVVERLAATHAQSSEWRPCLQCAAAASKQQEERWWLFDVSGQTVLLFLLWPFVAQGLVHLLRKAQRRSRISS